From the Toxoplasma gondii ME49 chromosome VIIa, whole genome shotgun sequence genome, one window contains:
- a CDS encoding calcium binding egf domain-containing protein (encoded by transcript TGME49_202400), which produces MKELVERPDYGTGHSAPVRRRSCRTNIFQFLWTLMAASCLSGFREGSRDETSATRSSSSSVTGVLAGPAGVGPASQSSPSGFHFSPTHQAVAPDITQPRMQPSARGMAPQHSSPSTQPYPSSYAGTVAPGSFSPVPAQPSNSLPLPLSVSSLALSPVPDPRSVAPYSAPLPDRDPAGMPSAYQRLPSPAPSVNSPNSIMFTESPQQAPGFLSSLLPSRSSPGGFLGLTGSGEGGPGPSIQQLGTLMADIATCDPKTEGVCCLARNYCDPNATCFSDAAPDSVFDILNAIPRCTCREGFEGDGRTKGTGCSNIDECATGQAGCEQICKDFAPGYACSCYDGYMLKANGKDCQDINECLTANGGCQHVCVNTPGTFFCDCAAGFVLGQDGRSCTDIDECALDENICEHKCENLPGAFQCRCNSGYKRSVDDPRKCVDRNECVEGLGDGPPACAPDGSEECTNTPGSYTCSCAKGYRFVQRTSSREERFSYGPIGATQEAKEFLSTWVQGSERESQQHTSAYSYITRNSVNISDGNRDGTRAMKIETNTVVPATSRRLQTQQTKQALLLEDSYEEAPRQNRRKWTGGKKEGQSEDGSASASQRMLQWAQALDAFTSLAAASTSAHATSRQKASSGTPTDTALAIADLAMQFAHMYGSANKALNAIGGLSPATAPATAIQINSLSPLLREGENLKNRPLLQDPGRITRKELVSYRAEEDDSQQQTWSDEMYAVVKNLDVLRRQPWIDPPSMAETDRNGECVDIDECAEFQKAGLRACKIDELICVNTPGSYECQCGEGLEYDEDAASCVDIDECLLAKKLHFSRNSEGQGVTPAVRIQQQRELQGGKLLPGRPALCDQQCLNLMGKYECGCYPGFVLQPDGRCDDIDECIDPTLHGCDHICINLPGTYSCQCRPGYRLSLEKKGACVDIDECAENPELCEFGCKNLPGAYECTCPPDSKQRADKRGCEPNLSCKEDPSQCQGDHVCRVDGTSQKWKCSCPDGFSAAPSSRRNSNPPRCVDINECAVGYPTPGRNPCPDLYRPCCLNVAGGFQCVMARRKGLATSRQLYCEAPSFDFQGRLNR; this is translated from the exons ATGAAAGAACTCGTCGAACGTCCCGATTATGGCACCGGCCATTCCGCGCCGGTGCGAAGGCGGTCGTGCAGAACCAACATTTTTCAATTCCTCTGGACACTTATGGCTGCATCATGCCTTAGCGGTTTTCGCGAAGGCTCGCGAGATGAAACGAGCGCCACACGCTCATCCTCGAGCAGTGTGACGGGAGTCTTAGCTGGCCCGGCTG GCGTTGGACCAGCGTCTCAGTCATCTCCGTCTGGCTTTCACTTTTCCCCTACTCATCAAGCAGTTGCCCCAGACATTACACAGCCCCGGATGCAGCCTTCAGCGCGGGGTATGGCTCCGCAGCATTCCTCACCGTCAACTCAGCCTTATCCTTCATCGTATGCGGGCACTGTGGCGCCTGgcagtttctctcctgtcccAGCGCAGCCGTCAAATTCTCTCCCGCTGCCTCTAtcggtctcctctctcgcccttTCTCCGGTGCCGGACCCACGCTCGGTCGCTCCTTACTCAGCCCCGCTACCAGATCGAGACCCTGCCGGAATGCCAAGCGCCTACCAGCGTTTGCCTTCTCCCGCTCCGTCTGTTAACAGTCCAAACAGCATCATGTTTACTGAGTCTCCGCAGCAGGCTCCAGGCTTTCTCTCAAGCCTCCTCCCGTCGCGGTCATCTCCCGGAGGCTTTCTTGGCTTGACCGGCTCTGGAGAAGGGGGTCCTGGTCCGAGCATCCAGCAGTTGGGAACGCTCATGGCAGATATCGCAACATGCGACCCCAAAACAGAGGGTGTGTGTTGTCTAGCGCGAAACTACTGCGATCCGAATGCCACATGTTTCTCCGACGCGGCCCCAGATTCTGTTTTCGACATACTGAACGCCATTCCGAGGTGCACCTGTAGAGAGGGTTtcgaaggcgacggcagaACTAAGGGAACTGGATGCTCCAATATCGACGAGTGCGCCACGGGCCAGGCAGGCTGTGAACAAATATGCAAGGATTTTGCTCCTGGctatgcatgcagctgctaCGACGGATACATGCTTAAAGCGAACGGAAAAGACTGCCAGGACATCAACGAATGCCTGACCGCAAACGGTGGGTGCCAGCACGTCTGTGTAAACACACCCGGAACCTTCTTCTGCGACTGCGCTGCAG GCTTCGTTCTCGGTCAAGACGGCCGGTCCTGCACAGATATCGACGAATGTGCACTCGATGAGAACATCTGCGAACACAAATGCGAAAATCTTCCGGGTGCTTTTCAGTGCCGTTGCAATTCCGGGTACAAGAGAAGTGTGGACGACCCGCGTAAATGCGTCGATCGCAACGAGTGCGTAGAAGGCTTAGGGGACGGCCCGCCGGCATGTGCCCCAGATGGCTCCGAAGAATGCACAAATACGCCTGGAAGTTACACGTGCAGTTGTGCAAAAGGCTACAGGTTTGTGCAGAGAACGTCttcaagagaagaaaggtttTCATATGGGCCGATTGGGGCCACGCAGGAAGCCAAGGAGTTTTTGTCGACTTGGGTTCAAGGGTCTGAACGTGAAAGTCAACAGCATACATCTGCGTATTCGTACATAACGCGGAACAGTGTCAACATCTCTGACGGGAACAGAGACGGAACCAGAGCGATGAAAATAGAGACCAACACCGTGGTGCCTGCAACGAGCAGGAGGctgcagacgcagcagacaAAACAAGCCCTTCTCCTTGAAGACTCATATGAGGAGGCACCGCGacagaacaggagaaagtggaccggaggaaaaaaggagggGCAATCTGAGGACGGTTCTGCCTCTGCTAGTCAAAGAATGCTCCAGTGGGCACAAGCTCTTGACGCATTCACTTCCCTGGCAGCGGCAAGTACCAGCGCACACGCGACATCGCGTCAAAAAGCGTCTTCTGGAACTCCCACGGATACAGCGCTGGCTATTGCGGACTTAGCAATGCAGTTTGCGCACATGTACGGCTCAGCAAACAAAGCACTCAATGCCATCGGGGGTTTGTCCCCCGCAACTGCCCCGGCAACAGCAATCCAAATCAactcgctgtcgcctctactgcgggaaggagagaatTTGAAAAACCGACCTCTTCTGCAAGATCCTGGAAGAATAACCAGGAAGGAGCTCGTGAGCTATagagcggaagaagatgaCTCCCAGCAACAAACATGGAGTGACGAAATGTACGCCGTAGTCAAAAATCTAGACGTCCTCCGGCGCCAACCGTGGATCGATCCCCCGTCTAtggcagaaacagacaggaACGGGGAATGTGTCGACATTGATGAGTGTGCAGAATTTCAGAAGGCAGGACTACGGGCATGCAAAATTGACGAACTCATATGCGTCAACACACCTG GAAGTTATGAATGCCAGTGTGGCGAAGGACTGGAGTACGATGAGGACGCCGCCAGCTGTGTCGACATCGACGAGTGTCTGCTCGCAAAAAAGCTTCATTTTTCGAGGAACAGCGAGGGCCAGGGTGTTACGCCTGCCGTTCGAATTCAACAGCAACGGGAACTGCAGGGGGGGAAGCTCCTTCCTGGTCGTCCAGCACTCTGTGACCAGCAATGTCTGAATCTCATGGGGAAGTATGAATGTGG ATGCTATCCCGGATTCGTTCTTCAGCCTGACGGACGATGCGACGATATCGACGAATGTATAGATCCTACTCTTCACGGATGTGACCACATCTGCATCAATTTGCCCGGAACCTACTCATGCCAGTGCCGGCCAGGCTATCGACTTAgtctcgagaagaagggagcaTGTGTCGATATAGACGAATGTGCAGAAAACCCGGAGTTGTGTGAATTTGGATGTAAGAACTTGCCGGGTGCGTACGAGTGTACCTGTCCTCCCGACAGCAAACAGCGAGCAGACAAACGAGGATGTGAGCCAAATCTGTCGTGCAAGGAGGACCCATCGCAATGCCAAG GAGATCACGTTTGTCGCGTTGACGGAACAAGTCAGAAATGGAAATGCAGCTGCCCAGATGGATTCTCGGCTGCTCCGTCTTCTCGGAGAAATTCGAACCCCCCGCGCTGTGTTGATATCAATGAGTGTGCTGTTGGCTATCCGACCCCAGGAAGAAATCCCTGCCCGGACCTCTACAG